The Bartonella australis AUST/NH1 genome contains the following window.
GTAGCAATGTCAATATGGGAGGTGTTTTAGCAGCGGGCGCTGTGGGCCTCATCGCGAGTGCGATTATCGGCAACGTTCTAAGCAAAAAGCAGCAGCCAAAGGTTGTTTATCAAACTCGACCGCAAAATCAGGTAACTTATCAAGGACAAGCAACAACGCACCAACTTGCTCAGCAACGGGGGGCTAACTGGCTTGAATACTGCACGAAAAAATACAAAACATTTAACCCCGAAACGGGTACTTTTCGGGGCAATGATGGCTTAAATCACGTCTGCCGTGCCCCAGTGCAGTGATGCTGTGATCCATTTCAGCAGCATTAAAAATCCTACTTTAAAGCGGAGTTTTGTGTGTTTATTTTCAAATTCCCTGCAGAAAAAGGGGACGTCGTTTTCGTTGTTTAGCTGATTCCCAGACTTTCTAGGCCTTACAGCCAGAGCTAAAGCTGGCATCACCGCCTAAGAGCGGGGGCTTTTACTTAACAGCGGGGACTGTAGTTTTATTAAGTCTAATAACGATGAGGTTGTCTGTTCTCTTTGCCTGTACTTCCGCTACCCAAACTTCGGATTTTACCGAATTAAGCGACGCGTGAAAAGTGTCGTTCAGTACAGAATCTGACTACCGGACGAAGGAATGAAACTCTTAAATACCCGGTGTGACGGGTTGAGGTGGACGCGCTGTATTCTTCAAAACTGGGTCTTTGGCCCAGTTTTATTTTGTACCGCTATAATTATCCTCAACTAAACAGCCCCTTTTTTCGTTCTGCTTGCGTACAACTCAAAACCGTTCAGGCTATATTCAGCTTAGAGCGTGTAAAGTGCGAGTAAATATAAATTCACCGAGGAGTGTTGTTATGAAACAATTGATTAAATTAGCGGTGTTCTCAGTAATATCAACTGCGATCATTTCAGCACCGCTGACTACAGCATCAGCCTATAGTGAATACTATTATCGGCTGCAAAATCCCCCACATTATCGTTCAACATCTCACTACATTTCCAGCGATCATAGAATACATCATCATCATTATCGTCATACTGAGCGCCAAGTGAATTATAACGTTCATAAATATTACGTGGAGCGTAATAACGCAGGTGATGCTTTAGTAGCGGGCGTTCTTGGCTTTGCTGTGGGTGCAATTCTTAGTGAGGCTCTGAAAAAACCGCAGCAACCAGAAATTATCTATCAGGTCCAATCTCCAAGTCAGGTAATTTATCGACAACTCCCGCAAACTCAGGTAATTTACCAAGTACAGCCAACAACGACGTACCAAATTACCTCACAGCCACAAGAAGTAAGTTGGCTTCAATACTGCACGCAAAAATACCGTACATTTAACCCGCAGACAGGCACTTTCCGGGGCAGTGACGGCTTAGATCATTTTTGTCGTGCCCCGTTACAATAATTTCTTTGATGACACCCAAAACCCGCTTTGGAGCGGGTTTTCGTGTATTAAATTCCTTGGAGAAAGGGATTATAGCGGCGTTCATAGCCTATTCGGCTTCCTGGGCCATGGCCGCAAATAAAGCTGACGTCATCTCCTAATGGCAGAATTTTTTGCTTAATAGATTTTATTAATTCTTCATGAGAGCATAACGGAAAATCAGTCCGCCCGATAGAACCACGAAATAATACATCACCTAATAGTGCAAAGCGTTCTTTCTCGTTAAAATAAATAACGTGGCCGGGAGAATGCCCTGGTGTATGAAAAACATTAAACATATGTCCGGCACAATCAACGCTAAATCCATCTTCCAACCATTGATCAGGCGCACAAACGCGTGCATCGCTCATACAATAGCTTTTTGCCATTTCAGTAACATTATCCATCACTGGCTTATCGGCGCAATGTGAACCGATAATTGGGACATCAAGTGCTTCCTTCGCTTGCATCGCCGCCCCCACATGATCAATATGACCGTGTGTTATCCAAATAGCCTCAACTGTAATACCCGCTTCTTGAATCGCCCCCTGAATTCGGGGCCAATCACCGCCAGGATCCACTAAAACACCTCGTTTACTTTCATCATCAAAAAGCAAAGTACAATTTTGCCGGAAAGGTGTAACTAAAATGATACGCGCGCTGAGATAACCCATGGTATCCTTTCCTAATATTAAACATTCTTAAGCTTATCGATAATGCTTCTTACCCCCATTATAGAGGATTTCCCGCCCGACAGCTTCATGCAATTATGCAAACTATACCTCTCGCGTAAATTAAATTTTTGTCAAGGTCTTGGGTAATGAATAATCATATTCAAGTTTTACGCGATAATCCGCCTCGCCTTTTTGTGATTGATGACAATACCTGCATTAGCGATCTCTCATCTCAATTTCTTATTAAAAATGGGTTTCCTGTTTTTGTTTCCGCCAACTCTAACGGAGCTAGACGGTGACTTAAAAATTCAGATTTGATCTTCTTATCATTGATGTAATGGTGTTTAATAAAAATAGCATCGATCTTACCCGATCGTTCCTCTAAACACAAAGAGCGTTCCCATTGTGATACTTATAGTTTTGTCAGAAACAAATAATCGTATTCACAGGCTAAAAGCAGGCATAGAGAATTATCTCGCTAAACTATTCAATCTTCGTGAACTTTTCACTTTGTAGCTTAAAAATCATTAAGTTGTCGAGCAAAGAGCGAGGAATGACGGCCATTTTTTCTGCACATGTAGGTGCACAATTGTGCACTATAAATCCGCAACAGGCGACAGCAATATAAGCGAATATGCGATCAATGTAGAGATCAACTACCCGCGCCGTAAAACAGAAAAAACAAGCCAACTCCTATATAACTCCGGTATGCAAAATATATTGGGAAACTCCCTCGCTTTAGCGCGTGGCGAAGATAATAAAAACGTCAAAAATTTCGATGCAAATACTCTTATACAAAATTTTCCGCCAATGCTCGTCTTCACCAGCACTAATTTTCTTACACCATCGGAGTTCGCGCAGGTTCGAGTGCGCCCGCATACCTGCCCTTTTGGCTAAAAACCTTGTATCAAAATCATTTTATTATGCAGACATTATCGAGCCAACAGCAGTATCTCAGCAAGAATCTTTTATCATTATCATTAGCAATGACTGACTGGATATTCATAAAGCCACGCACTCAGAAATATTTAAACCATTTTTTCGACTTAATAAGGCACGAAACTGAAGCGCCAATAGAACGGATCTCGGCCTTTTTATTGCTCAAAACATAACCCATGACCACGAAGACAATATTCGGTCAGAGGACGGCCTTTAAGAGGCTTGCGTGCCGCCGCTAATACCCCTCATGGGATGCGCTCGGAA
Protein-coding sequences here:
- a CDS encoding BA14K family protein, producing the protein MKKLTKLAALSAVSTAIISAPLTAALAYDGYSTKKTTESSHITSNYHHQIQGQQNRYSGHSRVHSEQETHRRTERRVESRVRERERRVSHSSNVNMGGVLAAGAVGLIASAIIGNVLSKKQQPKVVYQTRPQNQVTYQGQATTHQLAQQRGANWLEYCTKKYKTFNPETGTFRGNDGLNHVCRAPVQ
- a CDS encoding BA14K family protein, producing the protein MKQLIKLAVFSVISTAIISAPLTTASAYSEYYYRLQNPPHYRSTSHYISSDHRIHHHHYRHTERQVNYNVHKYYVERNNAGDALVAGVLGFAVGAILSEALKKPQQPEIIYQVQSPSQVIYRQLPQTQVIYQVQPTTTYQITSQPQEVSWLQYCTQKYRTFNPQTGTFRGSDGLDHFCRAPLQ
- a CDS encoding MBL fold metallo-hydrolase, with protein sequence MGYLSARIILVTPFRQNCTLLFDDESKRGVLVDPGGDWPRIQGAIQEAGITVEAIWITHGHIDHVGAAMQAKEALDVPIIGSHCADKPVMDNVTEMAKSYCMSDARVCAPDQWLEDGFSVDCAGHMFNVFHTPGHSPGHVIYFNEKERFALLGDVLFRGSIGRTDFPLCSHEELIKSIKQKILPLGDDVSFICGHGPGSRIGYERRYNPFLQGI